A single region of the Oncorhynchus tshawytscha isolate Ot180627B unplaced genomic scaffold, Otsh_v2.0 Un_contig_2903_pilon_pilon, whole genome shotgun sequence genome encodes:
- the LOC112240468 gene encoding gastrula zinc finger protein XlCGF17.1-like isoform X7 — protein MTSVKLEDCSQTLELNVNIKDEEEEEKIGKYVSHGDHVEIFSTSGEQQQEDHRAKRSHHCPHCEEIFPILSKLEIHLKIHTGENLYSCTDCEKSFTTSQALTVHLRVHTGEKPYSCSDCGESFSQQSSLKTHQRIHTGEKPYSCSDCGKSFSVSSNLKTHLKIHAGEKPYFCSDCGASFSQQSHLQTHQHIHTGKKHYLCSDCGKCFITSAELRVHQRTHTGEKPYCCSDCGKSFSQQSNLKCHQRIHTGEKPYSCSDCGKSFTHLDILKCHQRIHTGEKPYSCSVCGKSFSQQGNLKTHQRIHKGEKPYSCSDCGKCFTTSTELKVHRRTHTGEKPYCCSDCGKSFSRLATLKTHQCIHKGEKPHHFSQTN, from the exons ATGAcatcagtgaagctggaagactgcagtcaaacactggagctgaatgtcaacattaaagatgaagaagaggaggagaagattgggAAATATGTTTCTCATG GAGACCATGTTGAGATATTCTCTACATCCGGAGAGCAACAGCAGGAAGATCACAGAGCTAAGAGGTCTCACCACTGCCCACATTGTGAGGAGATTTTCCCAATTCTATCAAAACTAGAAATTCACCtaaaaatacacacaggagagaatctGTATTCATGCACTGACTGTGAGAAGAGTTTCACAACATCACAGGCTCTGACAGTTCATCTGCGAGTCCACACTGGAGAAaaaccttactcctgctctgactgtggggagAGTTTCTCTCAACAGAGCAGCTTAAAAACACACCaacgtatacacacaggagagaagccttactcatgctctgactgtgggaagagtttctccgTATCAAGCAACTTAAAAACACACCTAAAAATACACGCTGGGGAGAAGCCTTACTTTTGCTCTGACTGTGGGGCGAGTTTTTCTCAACAGAGCCACTTACAAACCCACCAACATATACATACAGGAAAGAAGCATTACTTATGCTCTGACTGCGGAAAATGCTTCATAACATCAGCTGAGTTAAgagttcatcagagaacacacacaggagagaaaccttactgctgctctgactgtgggaagagtttctctcaACAGAGCAACTTAAAATGTCACCagcgaatacacacaggagagaagccttactcctgctctgattgtgggaagagtttcacccATTTGGATATATTAAAATGTCACCagcgaatacacacaggagagaagccttactcctgctctgtctgtgggaagagtttctcccAACAGGGCAACTTAAAAACACACCAACGTATACAtaaaggagagaagccttactcctgttCTGACTGTGGAAAATGCTTCACAACATCAACTGAGCTAAAAGTTCAtcggagaacacacacaggagagaagccttactgctgttctgactgtgggaagagtttctcccGATTGGCTACCTTAAAAACACATCAATGTATACATAAAGGAGAGAAGCCTCATCACTTCTCTCAGACCAACTAA
- the LOC112240468 gene encoding zinc finger protein 664-like isoform X3 — protein sequence MSEAGNIKSEDKPNLQSLGPDAQFALQDPEMASVKLEDCSQTLELNVNIKDEEEEEKIGKSVYDGDHVEIFSTSGEQQQEDHRAKRSHHCPHCEEIFPILSKLEIHLKIHTGENLYSCTDCEKSFTTSQALTVHLRVHTGEKPYSCSDCGESFSQQSSLKTHQRIHTGEKPYSCSDCGKSFSVSSNLKTHLKIHAGEKPYFCSDCGASFSQQSHLQTHQHIHTGKKHYLCSDCGKCFITSAELRVHQRTHTGEKPYCCSDCGKSFSQQSNLKCHQRIHTGEKPYSCSDCGKSFTHLDILKCHQRIHTGEKPYSCSVCGKSFSQQGNLKTHQRIHKGEKPYSCSDCGKCFTTSTELKVHRRTHTGEKPYCCSDCGKSFSRLATLKTHQCIHKGEKPHHFSQTN from the exons ATGTCTGAGGCCGGTAACATCAAAAGTGAGGACAAACCCAATCTACAGTCACTGGGTCCTGATGCCCAGTTTGCTctgcaggatccagagatggcatcagtgaagctggaagactgcagtcaaacactggagctgaatgtcaacattaaagatgaagaagaggaggagaagattgggAAATCTGTTTATGATG GAGACCATGTTGAGATATTCTCTACATCCGGAGAGCAACAGCAGGAAGATCACAGAGCTAAGAGGTCTCACCACTGCCCACATTGTGAGGAGATTTTCCCAATTCTATCAAAACTAGAAATTCACCtaaaaatacacacaggagagaatctGTATTCATGCACTGACTGTGAGAAGAGTTTCACAACATCACAGGCTCTGACAGTTCATCTGCGAGTCCACACTGGAGAAaaaccttactcctgctctgactgtggggagAGTTTCTCTCAACAGAGCAGCTTAAAAACACACCaacgtatacacacaggagagaagccttactcatgctctgactgtgggaagagtttctccgTATCAAGCAACTTAAAAACACACCTAAAAATACACGCTGGGGAGAAGCCTTACTTTTGCTCTGACTGTGGGGCGAGTTTTTCTCAACAGAGCCACTTACAAACCCACCAACATATACATACAGGAAAGAAGCATTACTTATGCTCTGACTGCGGAAAATGCTTCATAACATCAGCTGAGTTAAgagttcatcagagaacacacacaggagagaaaccttactgctgctctgactgtgggaagagtttctctcaACAGAGCAACTTAAAATGTCACCagcgaatacacacaggagagaagccttactcctgctctgattgtgggaagagtttcacccATTTGGATATATTAAAATGTCACCagcgaatacacacaggagagaagccttactcctgctctgtctgtgggaagagtttctcccAACAGGGCAACTTAAAAACACACCAACGTATACAtaaaggagagaagccttactcctgttCTGACTGTGGAAAATGCTTCACAACATCAACTGAGCTAAAAGTTCAtcggagaacacacacaggagagaagccttactgctgttctgactgtgggaagagtttctcccGATTGGCTACCTTAAAAACACATCAATGTATACATAAAGGAGAGAAGCCTCATCACTTCTCTCAGACCAACTAA
- the LOC112240468 gene encoding gastrula zinc finger protein XlCGF17.1-like isoform X6 has product MTSVKLEDCSQTLELNVNIKDEEEEEKIGKYVSHGDHVEIYSTSGEQQQEDHRAKRSHHCPHCEEIFPILSKLEIHLKIHTGDHLYSCTDCGKSFTTSQALTVHLRVHTGEKPYSCSDCGESFSQQSSLKTHQRTHTGEKPYSCSDCGKSFSVSSNLKTHLKIHTGEKPYFCSDCGVSFSQQSHLQTHQHIHTGEKHYFCSDCGKFFTTSAELRVHQRTHTGEKPYCCSDCGKSFSQQVHLKCHQRIHTGEKPYSCSDCGKSFTRLDILKCHQRIHTGDKPYSCSDCGKSFSQQGNLKIHQRIHKGEKPYSCSDCGKCFTTSTELKSHQRTHTGEKPYYCSDCGKSFSRLATLKTHQCIHKGEKPHHFSQTN; this is encoded by the exons ATGAcatcagtgaagctggaagactgcagtcaaacactggagctgaatgtcaacattaaagatgaagaagaggaggagaagattgggAAATATGTTTCTCATG gagaccaTGTTGAGATATACTCTACATCCGGAGAGCAACAGCAGGAAGATCACAGAGCTAAGAGGTCTCACCACTGCCCACATTGTGAGGAGATTTTCCCAATTCTATCAAAACTAGAAATACACCtaaaaatacacacaggagatCATCTGTATTCCTgcactgactgtgggaagagtttcacaaCATCACAGGCTCTGACAGTTCATCTGCGAGTCCACACTGGAGAAaaaccttactcctgctctgactgtggggagAGTTTCTCTCAACAGAGCAGCTTAAAAACACACCAAcgtacacacacaggagagaagccttactcatgctctgactgtgggaagagtttctctgTATCAAGCAACTTAAAAACACACCTAAAAATACACACCGGGGAGAAGCCTTacttctgctctgactgtggggtgAGTTTCTCTCAACAGAGCCACTTACAAACCCACCAACatatacatacaggagagaagcaTTACTTCTGCTCTGACTGCGGAAAATTCTTCACAACATCAGCTGAGTTAAgagttcatcagagaacacacacaggagagaagccttactgctgctctgactgtgggaagagtttctctcaACAGGTCCACTTAAAATGTCACCagcgaatacacacaggagagaagccttactcctgctctgactgtggaaagagtttcacCCGATTGGATATATTAAAATGTCACCAGCGAATACATACAGGAGATAAGCCTtattcctgctctgactgtgggaagagtttctcccAACAGGGCAACTTAAAAATACACCAACGTATACAtaaaggagagaagccttattccTGTTCTGACTGTGGAAAATGCTTCACAACATCAACTGAGCTAAAAtctcatcagagaacacacacaggagagaagccttactactgctctgactgtgggaagagtttttccCGATTGGCTACCTTAAAAACACATCAATGTATACATAAAGGAGAGAAGCCTCATCACTTCTCTCAGACCAACTAA